The following are encoded in a window of Halosolutus halophilus genomic DNA:
- a CDS encoding ABC transporter permease, which translates to MRARIERLFDRLVRASVFERAVISVAALIVSILIGGVLVFVSGAFASCRTGLDLAGVTFCYNPMQVYYELFFGALGHPLEGGWTPLNFSLATTLQQTTLLIFTGLSVAVAFRAGLFNIGTQGQLVVGGLATAVAVLAVAAVVPAGFVGTILLVPVGVLAGAVAGGLYGAIPGALKAYGDANEVITTIMLNFIAVGVTSTLLSWQFQDPDSANPQTAAVPEYAQIPTIPFVGFSGRMRFSLLALAFAVLLMVGIAWLLARTSFGYELRTSGVQPEAAAYGGVDDKRMTVASMTLSGALGGIGGAFWVLMVHGRWLENVPSLGFDGIAVSILAGNNPLGVGLAAFLFGVLQGGSRSISTATDVPPELVGILSGLLILFVAMPEFFRMIGQRYVAVDANRPVRADGEGERSGGESDD; encoded by the coding sequence ATGAGAGCGCGGATCGAACGCCTTTTCGATCGACTCGTTCGCGCATCGGTGTTCGAACGCGCCGTTATCAGCGTCGCCGCACTGATCGTCTCGATACTCATCGGCGGCGTCCTCGTGTTCGTCTCCGGTGCCTTCGCCTCCTGTCGAACCGGCCTCGACCTGGCCGGCGTCACCTTCTGTTACAACCCCATGCAGGTCTACTACGAACTGTTCTTCGGCGCGCTCGGGCATCCGCTGGAGGGCGGGTGGACCCCGCTGAATTTCAGCCTCGCGACGACGCTCCAGCAGACGACGCTGCTGATATTCACGGGCCTCTCGGTCGCAGTCGCCTTTCGCGCGGGACTGTTCAACATCGGCACGCAGGGGCAACTCGTCGTCGGTGGTCTCGCAACGGCGGTGGCGGTCCTCGCCGTCGCGGCGGTCGTCCCCGCCGGATTCGTCGGGACGATACTGCTCGTTCCCGTCGGCGTTCTCGCGGGCGCCGTCGCCGGTGGCCTCTACGGCGCGATCCCCGGTGCGCTGAAAGCGTACGGCGACGCCAACGAGGTGATCACGACGATCATGCTCAACTTCATCGCGGTCGGCGTCACCTCGACGCTGTTGTCCTGGCAGTTCCAGGATCCCGACAGCGCGAACCCGCAGACGGCCGCGGTCCCGGAGTACGCACAGATTCCGACGATTCCGTTCGTCGGCTTCAGCGGCCGGATGCGGTTCTCGCTGCTCGCGCTCGCGTTCGCCGTCCTCCTGATGGTCGGGATCGCCTGGCTGCTGGCCCGGACGAGTTTCGGCTACGAACTGCGCACGAGCGGCGTCCAGCCCGAAGCCGCCGCGTACGGCGGCGTCGACGACAAGCGGATGACCGTCGCCAGCATGACGCTCTCGGGCGCGCTCGGCGGCATCGGCGGCGCCTTCTGGGTACTGATGGTCCACGGCCGCTGGCTCGAGAACGTGCCGTCGCTGGGCTTCGACGGCATCGCGGTGTCGATCCTCGCTGGGAACAACCCGCTCGGCGTCGGCCTCGCGGCGTTTCTGTTCGGCGTCCTCCAGGGCGGTTCCCGATCGATCAGTACCGCGACCGACGTGCCGCCGGAACTGGTCGGCATCCTGAGCGGACTGCTCATCCTCTTCGTCGCGATGCCGGAGTTCTTCCGGATGATCGGCCAGCGCTACGTCGCGGTCGACGCGAACCGCCCGGTTCGCGCCGACGGTGAGGGCGAGCGGTCGGGAGGTGAGTCCGATGACTGA
- a CDS encoding CaiB/BaiF CoA transferase family protein, whose product MHLDDVRVLDLTRLLPGPYATQLLADLGADVIKIEDPDAGDYARHLPPRTPDGTGAVFEAVNRGKRSVTLDLKTDDGRDAFLRLVEDADVLIESFRPGVVDRLGIDYETVSDRNPDLVYCSISGYGQDGPYRDHAGHDLGYVGLAGLLDVTRSDTDERPRIPGYPVADMAGGLSAAFAIVSALLSRELGGRGGTYLDCSLSDAVLSFSQAVATPALYGDEPRPGDGFFTGGHPWYNVYETADDRYVTLSALEPKFWQAFCDAVDRPDLASVHGTRDETEQAALRAELEAVFADRTREEWVEFATPQIPIAPVLTPAEALDHPQFADRGMVRRGDDPAILSPIRGASPAPSETPAHGEHTRAVLEAIGCDEAEIEGLLEGD is encoded by the coding sequence ATGCATCTCGACGACGTACGCGTGCTCGACCTGACGCGGCTCCTGCCCGGTCCGTACGCGACCCAGTTGCTCGCGGATCTCGGCGCGGACGTGATCAAGATCGAGGATCCCGACGCGGGTGATTACGCCCGACACCTCCCGCCACGGACCCCGGACGGCACCGGTGCCGTCTTCGAAGCGGTCAACCGCGGGAAACGCAGCGTCACCCTCGACCTGAAGACCGACGACGGACGCGACGCGTTTCTGCGACTCGTCGAGGATGCGGACGTCCTGATCGAGAGCTTCCGGCCCGGCGTCGTCGATCGACTCGGCATCGACTACGAGACGGTCAGCGACCGCAATCCAGACCTGGTTTACTGCTCGATCTCCGGCTACGGGCAGGACGGCCCCTACCGCGACCACGCCGGCCACGATCTCGGCTACGTCGGCCTGGCGGGCCTGCTCGACGTGACTCGATCGGATACCGACGAACGGCCCCGGATTCCGGGCTACCCCGTGGCCGACATGGCCGGCGGGCTGTCCGCCGCGTTCGCGATCGTCTCGGCTCTGCTCTCGCGGGAACTCGGCGGCAGGGGCGGCACCTACCTCGACTGCTCGCTTTCCGACGCGGTGCTGTCGTTCTCGCAGGCGGTCGCCACGCCCGCCCTGTACGGCGACGAGCCGCGGCCGGGCGACGGGTTTTTCACCGGCGGTCACCCGTGGTACAACGTCTACGAAACCGCCGACGACCGGTACGTCACGCTCTCGGCGCTCGAACCCAAGTTCTGGCAGGCGTTCTGTGACGCCGTCGATCGACCCGACCTCGCGTCCGTCCACGGGACCCGCGACGAGACCGAGCAGGCGGCACTCCGGGCCGAACTCGAGGCCGTGTTCGCCGATCGGACGCGCGAGGAGTGGGTCGAGTTCGCGACCCCGCAGATCCCCATCGCGCCCGTGTTGACGCCGGCGGAGGCGCTCGACCACCCCCAGTTCGCGGACCGCGGGATGGTCAGGCGGGGCGACGATCCGGCGATCCTCTCGCCGATCAGGGGCGCGTCGCCCGCGCCGTCGGAGACGCCGGCCCACGGCGAACACACGCGAGCGGTCCTCGAGGCGATCGGCTGCGACGAGGCCGAGATCGAGGGCCTACTGGAGGGCGACTAG
- a CDS encoding ABC transporter ATP-binding protein: MSQPGAPPDGGTDETAATSDDVAVHLDGITKRFPGVVANDDVDLVVERGTVHALLGENGAGKTTLMNVLYGLYRPEEGRIVVAGESRSFETPRDAIDAGVGMIHQHFMLVDPMTVAENIALGNEPRKWFGLAVDRERIDREIRDLCDRYGFDVDPGATVEDVSVGVQQRVEILKTLYRGADVLILDEPTAVLTPQEVEGLYDVLEELTAQGKTIIFITHKLGEAMHAADAITVLRDGESVGTVDPATTSRGDLAELMVGREVLLEVDPDPSETGDVVLSTSDLTVENGHGVTDVSGIDLEVRAGEIFGIAGVDGNGQSELIEAITGLRTPDDGSIGFDGTDITEWSRRRRIEAGMAYVPEDRHEQGLVMPFDLVENGVLGSQRSPTFTDSGRIDWPDVRDHTDAIIDTYDVRPPDADADARSLSGGNQQKFIVGREFERDPDLVVATHPTRGVDIGSTEFIHDRLLELRREGVAILLVSSNLEEVRGLSDRLAVIYEGEFMDVTDPDDLTEEELGLLMAGERPGTDTAAPSEIDGMARSERGGDER; the protein is encoded by the coding sequence ATGAGCCAGCCGGGAGCGCCACCCGACGGTGGAACCGACGAGACGGCCGCGACGAGCGACGACGTCGCCGTTCACCTCGACGGAATCACGAAGCGGTTCCCGGGCGTCGTCGCCAACGACGACGTCGACCTCGTCGTCGAGCGCGGCACCGTTCACGCACTACTCGGCGAGAACGGTGCCGGAAAGACGACCCTGATGAACGTCCTCTACGGACTCTACCGGCCGGAGGAGGGCCGAATCGTCGTCGCCGGTGAGAGCCGATCGTTCGAGACGCCCCGGGACGCGATCGACGCCGGTGTCGGGATGATCCACCAGCACTTCATGCTGGTCGATCCGATGACCGTCGCCGAGAATATCGCGCTCGGGAACGAGCCCCGGAAGTGGTTCGGACTCGCGGTCGATCGGGAGCGGATCGATCGGGAGATCCGCGACCTCTGTGACCGCTACGGCTTCGACGTCGACCCCGGAGCCACCGTCGAGGACGTCAGCGTCGGCGTCCAGCAGCGGGTCGAGATCCTCAAGACGCTCTACCGGGGCGCGGACGTCCTCATCCTCGACGAGCCCACGGCGGTCCTCACGCCACAGGAGGTCGAGGGCCTCTACGACGTCCTCGAGGAACTCACCGCCCAGGGGAAGACGATCATCTTCATCACCCACAAACTCGGTGAGGCGATGCACGCCGCGGACGCCATCACCGTCCTCCGGGACGGCGAGTCCGTCGGCACGGTAGATCCCGCCACGACCAGTCGCGGGGACCTGGCGGAACTGATGGTCGGTCGTGAGGTCCTGCTCGAGGTCGACCCCGATCCGAGCGAGACCGGTGACGTCGTCCTCTCGACGTCCGATCTCACCGTCGAGAACGGTCACGGCGTCACCGACGTCTCCGGCATCGACCTCGAGGTTCGAGCGGGCGAAATCTTCGGGATCGCCGGCGTCGACGGAAACGGGCAGTCGGAACTGATCGAGGCGATCACCGGCCTTCGAACGCCGGACGACGGATCGATCGGGTTCGACGGCACCGACATCACCGAGTGGTCTCGCCGACGTCGAATCGAGGCCGGAATGGCGTACGTTCCGGAGGATCGACACGAACAGGGACTGGTGATGCCGTTCGATCTCGTCGAGAACGGCGTGCTCGGCAGCCAGCGGTCGCCGACGTTCACCGATTCGGGACGGATCGACTGGCCCGACGTGCGCGACCACACGGACGCGATCATCGACACCTACGACGTCCGGCCGCCGGACGCCGACGCCGACGCTCGATCGCTGTCGGGCGGTAACCAGCAGAAGTTCATCGTCGGTCGGGAGTTCGAACGGGACCCCGACCTCGTCGTGGCGACCCACCCGACGCGCGGCGTCGACATCGGGTCGACGGAGTTCATCCACGATCGACTGCTCGAACTCCGGCGCGAGGGCGTCGCGATACTCCTCGTCTCGTCGAACCTGGAGGAGGTCCGGGGGCTGTCGGACCGACTGGCCGTCATCTACGAGGGCGAGTTCATGGACGTCACCGATCCGGACGACCTCACCGAGGAAGAACTCGGGCTGTTGATGGCCGGCGAACGGCCCGGCACTGACACGGCCGCGCCGTCGGAGATAGACGGCATGGCCCGCAGCGAACGCGGAGGTGACGAGCGATGA
- a CDS encoding nucleoside phosphorylase, whose protein sequence is MPGDSEDPNADVQYHLEVGPADVADTVLLPGNPERLEKIVAHWDDHDVVAHHREYRTATGTAEGTPISVTSTGIGSPSAAIAVEELARVGSDTFIRVGSCGALQPEMAVGDLVITTGAVRQEGTSDEYVREDYPAAADHEVVSALVAAAERLGYDYHTGVTMSADSFYAGQGRPGFDGFEAAGADDLVDQLAEANVKNIEMEASAILTLANVYGLRAGAVCSVYANRETGEFRTEGESRAAETATLATHLLAKMDAVKREAGVDRWHAGLSIED, encoded by the coding sequence ATGCCTGGGGACAGCGAAGATCCGAACGCCGACGTGCAGTATCACCTGGAGGTCGGTCCGGCGGACGTCGCCGATACCGTGCTCCTGCCGGGTAACCCCGAACGCCTCGAAAAGATCGTCGCCCACTGGGACGACCACGACGTCGTCGCCCACCACCGCGAGTACCGGACCGCCACCGGGACCGCCGAGGGGACGCCGATCTCCGTCACTTCGACCGGGATCGGCAGCCCCTCAGCCGCGATCGCCGTCGAGGAACTCGCCCGCGTCGGCTCCGACACGTTCATCCGGGTCGGCTCCTGTGGCGCGCTCCAGCCCGAGATGGCGGTTGGCGACCTCGTGATCACCACCGGTGCCGTCCGTCAGGAGGGGACGAGCGACGAATACGTCCGAGAGGACTACCCCGCCGCCGCTGACCACGAGGTCGTCTCGGCGCTCGTCGCTGCCGCCGAACGGCTCGGGTACGACTACCACACCGGCGTGACGATGAGCGCCGATTCGTTCTACGCCGGCCAGGGTCGGCCCGGTTTCGACGGGTTCGAGGCCGCGGGTGCGGACGACCTCGTCGACCAGCTCGCCGAAGCCAACGTCAAGAACATCGAGATGGAAGCCAGCGCAATCCTCACGCTCGCGAACGTCTACGGACTCCGGGCCGGCGCCGTCTGTTCCGTCTACGCCAACCGCGAAACGGGCGAATTCAGAACCGAAGGCGAGTCACGCGCGGCCGAAACCGCGACGCTCGCGACGCACCTGCTGGCGAAGATGGACGCGGTCAAACGCGAGGCCGGCGTCGATCGCTGGCACGCCGGCCTCTCGATCGAAGACTAG
- the dacZ gene encoding diadenylate cyclase DacZ, with product MAGLDDVFGDIFSSVDAVVLFSPSGSYYERFTEVDDLDLIVVGTENAVGADTFVELPLAFDEMSERIRFGIEGSFEQDLIEDGDVLACATSVFGDEIDTISRVRASADQHTGIYDLFSKSRADPDVIKSVLELAIELGKKGQKGKPVGALFVVGDAGKVMNKSRPLSYNPFEKSHVHVGDPIVNVMLKEFSRLDGAFVISDAGKIVSAYRYLEPSAEGVDIPKGLGARHMAGGAITRDTNAIAIVLSESDGLVRAFKAGELILEVDPEAY from the coding sequence ATGGCCGGACTTGACGACGTGTTCGGGGACATCTTCTCGAGTGTGGACGCGGTCGTCCTTTTCTCGCCGAGTGGGTCGTACTACGAACGCTTCACCGAAGTCGACGATCTCGACCTGATCGTCGTCGGCACGGAAAACGCCGTGGGAGCCGACACGTTCGTCGAACTCCCCCTCGCGTTCGACGAGATGTCCGAACGGATCCGCTTCGGTATCGAAGGGTCGTTCGAACAGGACCTGATCGAGGACGGCGACGTGCTGGCCTGTGCGACGAGCGTCTTCGGCGACGAGATCGACACCATCTCTCGCGTGCGTGCAAGCGCGGACCAGCACACCGGCATCTACGACCTCTTCTCGAAGTCGCGAGCGGACCCGGACGTCATCAAGTCGGTACTGGAACTGGCGATCGAACTCGGCAAGAAGGGCCAGAAGGGAAAGCCGGTCGGGGCGCTGTTCGTCGTCGGGGACGCGGGCAAGGTCATGAACAAGTCCCGGCCGCTATCGTACAACCCGTTCGAGAAATCCCACGTCCACGTCGGCGATCCGATCGTGAACGTGATGCTGAAGGAGTTCTCGCGACTCGACGGTGCGTTCGTGATCTCCGACGCGGGCAAGATCGTCTCGGCGTACCGGTATCTCGAACCGTCGGCGGAAGGGGTCGACATCCCGAAGGGGCTCGGTGCGCGGCACATGGCCGGTGGAGCCATCACTCGCGATACGAACGCGATCGCGATCGTGCTCTCGGAGAGTGACGGACTCGTCCGGGCGTTCAAAGCAGGAGAACTCATTCTGGAGGTCGATCCGGAGGCGTACTGA
- a CDS encoding DUF488 domain-containing protein, whose amino-acid sequence MGDATLSDTYVAAIQHDRADVPPDATLVGVVRSPTRWFHAAVDENVPELGPPAELLDAIKDVEEEFKMQGLCEEGAHNAAWDRVEFDDRYRDHLAESSEATAALADLEERLEAGESLALVCYENTDKKQCHRTILRDVLEGDP is encoded by the coding sequence ATGGGAGACGCGACGCTCTCCGACACCTACGTCGCCGCCATCCAGCACGATCGGGCCGACGTACCGCCCGACGCGACGCTCGTCGGCGTCGTCCGGAGTCCGACGCGGTGGTTCCACGCGGCCGTCGACGAGAACGTGCCCGAACTCGGGCCGCCGGCCGAACTGCTCGACGCGATCAAAGACGTCGAGGAGGAGTTCAAGATGCAAGGGCTCTGCGAGGAAGGCGCGCACAACGCCGCGTGGGATCGGGTCGAGTTCGACGATCGGTACCGCGACCACCTCGCGGAATCGAGCGAGGCGACGGCGGCGCTCGCGGACCTCGAAGAACGGCTCGAGGCGGGCGAGTCGCTGGCGCTGGTCTGCTACGAGAACACCGACAAGAAGCAGTGTCACCGGACGATTCTACGGGACGTCCTCGAGGGAGACCCGTAG
- the cdd gene encoding cytidine deaminase — MTEELVAAAREIQSQSHVPYSEYRVGAALETADGEVFVGCNLENANFSNSLHAEEVAIAEAVKNGHREFTRLAVSSSRRDGVTPCGMCRQTLTEFCDANLLVLCDEGDSVSEYTLGELLPNTISEEMLE; from the coding sequence ATGACGGAGGAACTCGTCGCCGCCGCCCGGGAGATCCAGTCACAGTCACACGTCCCGTACTCCGAGTACCGCGTCGGGGCCGCCCTCGAGACGGCCGACGGCGAGGTGTTCGTCGGCTGCAACCTCGAGAACGCGAACTTCAGCAACAGCCTCCACGCCGAGGAGGTCGCGATCGCGGAGGCGGTCAAGAACGGCCACCGGGAGTTCACCAGACTCGCGGTCAGCTCCAGCCGCCGGGACGGCGTCACGCCCTGTGGCATGTGTCGCCAGACGCTGACCGAGTTCTGCGACGCGAACCTCCTCGTGCTCTGTGACGAGGGCGATTCAGTCAGCGAGTACACGCTCGGCGAACTGCTACCGAACACGATCTCAGAAGAGATGCTCGAGTGA
- a CDS encoding ABC transporter permease, producing MTERRDRLEDLSASLSTRAIVGVLLALAATWVVIGVVYPDSWLGVLLSVVISPSTHTATLRLAVPIALAAIGGIFAEKSGVINIGIEGLLIVSAFGGILVTHWLGSGESTAFVSNHWWGLLAGVLVSTAFALVFAIVCIEFKADQIIAGLAVWLIALGLAPFVSRIVFNSPNSARVGTFDKVTVPLLAEIPIVGYLLFDTPPQVWIMLLAAAAGWYLLTQTRFGRWVVASGENPKALDTAGVDVRKVRYAAVLLSGVFAGLGGAGFALGQLGTFAGGGETDIGGRGFIAIATYLFANYNPIGALAGSFLFAGLDALQIRLQAAGYAVPTELIRTIPYATVIVVLVFVGRTRLPEAAGENYESGED from the coding sequence ATGACTGAACGCCGCGACCGCCTGGAGGACCTCTCCGCGTCCCTCTCTACGCGTGCGATCGTCGGCGTCCTGCTCGCACTCGCGGCCACCTGGGTCGTGATCGGGGTCGTCTATCCCGACTCGTGGCTCGGCGTGCTCCTCTCGGTAGTGATCAGTCCGAGTACACACACGGCGACGCTCCGACTCGCGGTCCCGATCGCGCTGGCGGCGATCGGCGGCATCTTCGCGGAGAAGAGCGGTGTCATCAACATCGGGATCGAGGGACTGCTCATCGTCTCGGCGTTCGGCGGTATTCTCGTGACCCACTGGCTCGGCTCCGGCGAGTCGACGGCGTTCGTCTCGAATCACTGGTGGGGACTGCTGGCCGGCGTGCTCGTGAGCACGGCCTTCGCGCTGGTGTTCGCGATCGTCTGCATCGAGTTCAAGGCCGACCAGATCATCGCCGGACTGGCGGTCTGGCTCATCGCGCTCGGCCTCGCGCCGTTCGTCTCGCGCATCGTCTTCAACAGCCCGAACTCGGCCCGCGTCGGCACGTTCGACAAGGTGACGGTCCCGCTGCTCGCCGAGATTCCGATCGTCGGGTACTTGCTGTTCGACACGCCGCCGCAGGTCTGGATCATGCTGCTCGCGGCAGCTGCGGGCTGGTATCTGCTCACCCAGACGCGGTTCGGCCGATGGGTCGTCGCCAGCGGCGAGAACCCGAAAGCGCTGGACACCGCCGGCGTCGACGTCCGCAAGGTCCGATACGCCGCAGTCCTCCTTTCGGGCGTCTTCGCCGGGCTCGGCGGCGCGGGGTTCGCCCTGGGTCAACTCGGGACGTTCGCCGGCGGCGGCGAGACGGATATCGGGGGCCGCGGGTTCATCGCGATCGCAACTTACCTGTTCGCGAACTACAACCCGATCGGGGCCCTGGCCGGTTCGTTCCTCTTTGCGGGCCTCGACGCGCTGCAGATCCGTCTGCAGGCGGCCGGCTATGCCGTTCCGACGGAACTCATCCGTACCATCCCGTACGCGACGGTGATCGTCGTCCTCGTCTTCGTCGGCCGAACCCGCCTCCCCGAGGCCGCCGGCGAGAACTACGAATCCGGCGAGGACTGA
- a CDS encoding mechanosensitive ion channel family protein, protein MVDWQTLIDEPAVIAAAVLALGLVIGYLVGRLNKELLTASGVPEAVEGTPFERTAQSIGTSTVEIVARLSSWFIYGIAVLTAIHIAQLLDTNAFWLRVTEFIPQVFIAVLVLILGFIIADKSELLVSEYLRGVKLPEVSVIPKVVKYSVLYVAFIIALGQIGVHVIALMVLLTVYAAGIVLVGAFAFKDFLVSSAAGIYLLLNQPYSIGDEVRIGDQSGIVQEVDLFVTKIEDDSEEYIVPNRKVLEDGVVRMRE, encoded by the coding sequence ATGGTGGACTGGCAGACGCTCATCGACGAACCGGCCGTCATAGCGGCGGCGGTGCTGGCGCTCGGACTGGTCATCGGCTATCTGGTCGGGCGACTCAACAAGGAGTTGCTCACCGCCTCCGGCGTTCCCGAGGCCGTCGAGGGGACGCCGTTCGAGCGGACTGCCCAGTCGATCGGGACCTCGACGGTCGAGATCGTCGCGCGGTTGAGTTCGTGGTTCATCTACGGGATCGCCGTCCTGACGGCGATCCACATCGCCCAGTTGCTGGACACCAACGCATTCTGGCTGCGCGTGACGGAGTTCATCCCGCAGGTGTTCATCGCCGTGCTCGTGCTCATTCTCGGCTTCATCATCGCGGACAAATCGGAGTTACTGGTCAGCGAGTACCTCCGCGGGGTCAAACTCCCGGAGGTGTCGGTGATACCGAAGGTCGTCAAGTACTCCGTGCTCTACGTGGCGTTCATCATCGCGCTGGGACAGATCGGCGTCCACGTCATCGCGCTGATGGTTCTGCTGACGGTCTACGCGGCCGGGATCGTGCTCGTCGGTGCCTTCGCGTTCAAGGACTTCCTCGTCTCGAGCGCAGCGGGGATCTACCTGCTGCTCAACCAGCCCTACAGTATCGGCGACGAGGTCAGGATCGGCGACCAGTCCGGCATCGTCCAGGAGGTCGACCTGTTCGTGACCAAGATCGAGGACGACTCCGAGGAGTACATCGTTCCCAACCGGAAAGTGCTCGAGGACGGGGTCGTGCGAATGCGAGAGTAG
- a CDS encoding BMP family lipoprotein yields the protein MSRNRRTFLKGGTVAGLAAMAGCVGGFGDESGADVKVGMVYATGGLGDNSFNDMAQRGVQDAQDEYNVAVDETEPESAGEFDGAQRDFAESGEYDLISCIGFAQEDALSGNAPEYPDQNFMIIDAVVEADNVRSFVFGEPQGSFQVGHLAGLLTDMEFAAGDGETNPDENVVGFVGGVESPLIESFEAGFTAGVEYANEDAEVVSSYVGDFNDTAGGQEAARSMYQNQGADIIFHAAGATGVGVFQAAESEGRFAIGVDADQSQSESDYADVILASMVKRVDTAVFTAVESVVNDEFTGGEVEQLGLEADGVEAVYGQTLGDEIPDDVKSALDDSRQAIIDGEIDVPDEL from the coding sequence ATGTCACGAAATCGACGGACGTTTTTGAAAGGGGGAACGGTTGCTGGACTCGCGGCGATGGCCGGTTGCGTCGGCGGGTTCGGTGACGAATCGGGGGCGGACGTTAAGGTCGGAATGGTGTACGCAACTGGTGGACTCGGCGACAACTCGTTCAACGACATGGCACAGCGGGGCGTACAGGACGCCCAGGACGAGTACAACGTGGCCGTCGACGAAACCGAACCCGAGTCAGCGGGCGAGTTCGACGGCGCACAGCGCGACTTCGCCGAGTCCGGCGAGTACGACCTGATCAGTTGTATCGGGTTCGCACAGGAGGACGCGTTGTCCGGAAACGCGCCCGAGTACCCGGACCAGAATTTCATGATCATCGACGCCGTCGTCGAGGCGGACAACGTCCGGAGCTTCGTCTTCGGCGAGCCACAGGGGTCGTTCCAGGTCGGTCACCTCGCCGGACTGCTGACCGACATGGAGTTTGCGGCCGGCGACGGTGAAACGAATCCCGACGAGAACGTGGTCGGCTTCGTCGGGGGCGTCGAATCGCCGCTGATCGAATCGTTCGAGGCCGGCTTCACGGCCGGCGTCGAGTACGCGAACGAGGACGCCGAGGTCGTCTCGAGTTACGTCGGCGACTTCAACGACACCGCGGGCGGACAGGAGGCCGCGCGATCGATGTACCAGAATCAGGGTGCCGACATCATCTTCCACGCGGCGGGCGCGACCGGCGTCGGCGTCTTCCAGGCGGCCGAATCCGAGGGCCGGTTCGCGATCGGCGTCGACGCCGACCAGTCCCAGAGCGAATCCGACTACGCCGACGTCATCCTCGCGAGCATGGTCAAGCGCGTCGATACCGCCGTCTTCACCGCGGTCGAATCCGTCGTCAACGACGAGTTCACCGGCGGCGAGGTCGAACAACTCGGCCTCGAAGCGGACGGCGTCGAGGCGGTCTACGGGCAGACCCTCGGGGACGAAATCCCCGACGATGTCAAAAGCGCCCTCGACGACTCCAGGCAGGCGATCATCGACGGCGAGATCGACGTCCCAGACGAACTGTAA